The genomic interval ATTGGTTTTGGatttacaacatagtgatttaacagttttatagatgacactgtgtttaaaatttctgcaaaataatgacaatatttccctgtgctgttcagCTTTTCCTTGCCGTGCAATTACAAGGTGCAAAACGAGCcctttaaaatatgatgacaccctGAGTTCTAATGAAAACCCACAGTAAGTTTCAAAGGATTGAAATCCCAGAGTGGGTGCTCCCTCCACCAATGTAGGAAgctagaaattaaattaaaaggaaaggaattggAAAATCACTGAGTACTTTGAAATTCAGCAACATTCCTACAGAGAaacgaaagaaaaagaagacaatgcaccaggaagaaaacataatgcatattaaattaaattaatatcaTCATAGGCATGAACACTGAAATCACCTGAGGTCGAGGAAGGAGGCATCTTAGTTTGCTTAACTGGCCAACATCCCCCTCTTATTTTGATGCCAGGAGATAGAGACATGTCTCACTACCAGATCGGGAGGCCTAGACTTAAATCCCCATGGTTAAATGCAAGTCGTtgaaggaaaaccttcagggacaCTATCACACCTCCTTCTCCCTTAATCTGCAGGCCGAGTATGACAGGAAGCCTCTTATAAGTTCGGTCCTGGTCACCCCACCACACTTTGGGCCAATTGCTGTGCCCCCAAGTGGTGCGAGTCCCTCACTGGCTGCTGCTACTGGAGACTGTGGTTGCAGCCGGTCTCATCGGACGCTCCCAGCATCCGTGCAAAATTGCAGTTCAGTCAAGACTTTTACTTCGAAAGTGAAAAGTTACAGGCTGCAGAAAAATAGACTCAGATCATTATAAATtaggtagaagagaaatttccaaAGGTATGGCGCTTGAGTCACCCAGTGAGTCTAGAAAATTTGCTTTATCTCTTTTGGCAGTGTGTTTGGGTCCTATAATGTCATGTACTGAATGGCATTGAGATTTGAAATATGTTGAAGGAGTGTGAAAGGGCAAGTTTGATTTTTGTATCTGCTACTGTAGTTTGTCTGTCCCTATTTCACACATTAAAAATCCCGGATGATACTGCTATATCCACGGGGAAGAATGACAACATAAAAAGGCAAATTAAGTTGTTAGGGAGATAACTTTGGCAGTAAAGATTCCTAAAAAGGCTGACCTAGAAATATAACTAATAGAAACGACCATTTCGGAAGGGAGGACGTGCAGTATGGTGAAGAAAAATGCACGGATTTCCATGGAACCCATGGCTCTACAGACGTACACTCAAGTGGAGTTGATAAGGTTCATAATGTTTCCCTCAGGGAAGAAACGCTTTAAAGATGGTCAGAGTGTCACTGGTCGACAAACCAGAGTGGCTCGGACTCGTCAGCGCTACAGGTCTTTTCCTGCCTAGTGAgtggctctgaaaagagcctttggtTTGTGATGCTCAGGTGGTCCTGAGGCAGCTCATTCGCATAAGATGTACTTGATGAGAGCGTTAGTGCCCTCGGACACGGCAGACTTGCCGAActtcccaggcagcagcaggcacaCCGAGCTCTGGATGTCTTCGTAGGTGATGGTGACGCGGTTTTTGGAGCGGGCCAGGCGCGCGGCCTCGCTGGCGATGCGCTCGAAGATGTCCTTAACGAACGAATCCATGACGCTCACGGCCTCCCGCGAGAGGCTCAGGCCTGTGTGCACCCGCTTCAGCACCCTGCGGAAGTAAGTGGCGAAACTGGCGAAGCTGTctgctgggcggcggcggcggcgttggCGGCGCACGGGTGTCTCCTGCTTCGGCGTCTTCTGCTCTGGGCTCTTGGACTCGGCTTCTTTGCGCTCCTCGGTGTCCACGATCTCCTCCGAAGTGCGGGAAGACCACGGCTCAGCCATGTCGGAGTGTCTCGCCTTCCCCACAGCTCAGAAGGAaaggcagaggcagctgcgaGGACCGGCTTATAAAGGCTGCCTTGCCTGACGTCACGGCCAATCTGCAGATCTGATTGGGTAGGATGCGGGGCAGGGAGCCGTGTCGCTAAGGCAGGCCATGTCACGTGTCCTTAGATGCCCCGCGGCTTGGCCGCACATCAACCAGTCCGAGTGGCAATCTGGTGACCTTTAAACTTTCCGTGACCCCCACCAGGTGACCTGTAAACTTTCCATGACCTCCACCAGAAAAGCTTTGCAACCCACAAGGTCGTGTCGGAAAAGGTCATCCGTTCCCCTCAGCTGCTTTATGCCTGCCAGTTATGCGTGAGAAGTTTGCAAAGAGGTCAAACCCACCTCTCCTACGCGGAAGAAAACTCACTTTGATCTCTCTGAGAGGGTCTGACCTCCGCAACCCAAGCGCGTGCCGCCTCAGAACGACTGGCCCCCTGGGGGCCGTTTGACTTGCGCCCAGAAGCTGCTCTTTCGCGGCTGAGTGCGCGGCGTGGCTTGAGGAGGAGCCGTCCGACTCGGTGAGCGGAGGGCGCCTCAAAATCGTAGACACGACTGAGCAGCTCTAACCTGCAATTCTTATCAAAACCTTCAGTGAATCAGATGAAAGAGAATGGCAAAACCGCATTCTCCACAGACGGAACCCTACAAAAGTGGGATACCtgtacagaaatattaaaaatatttagtatttgcCAAATTTTTAATCGTTTTTTAAACATTCCCTACGTTCCCCCCAAATACCACACATAGTtgatttgttgaaaaaactatgCGCTCTCAGTTGAAAGGGCCTATTGTTTGTAATTCCTTAGAAACCTTTAGAGTGAGAGGAAAATAGTCAATTAaagggaactttttaaaaaattaaaaatatattcctttcaaaaatcagtaagaattcAAGCAAAACATATCTTTAACGTCTTTATAGAGAAATAAATTACAGATATTGAACCAAAGAGGACTTAGGAATAACTGAAGAACGAGAAGTCTTCAATGAGCTATGATCCTAATGCTCATGCTCCCAAGTGTCCTGCGGGACCTTCAAGAAATGAACGGTTAATTCTACCTCTAATAAGGTAGTTCCCGTCATGAAAGGAAAGATTCTGTTTTTTATTACTAGTAACTATTATATGAAGACAAAGCCATGGAAGAAAGTTTGCAACAGGCAATTATTTGGACTGTGATGACTGATAATATGAACCCTAACGTTTTTGGAGGACGCCGTTGTGATTACAAATTCTTAAGCAGATTGTTTTCCCTCACCCAAAATCAAGGACCTGGAGTGGAATTCCTTGGGGGTAGGGGGCATCTGCCATTTCCACTAAGAAAAGTCCTGCTTTTCATTAATGGTGCAGTCATTCCAGTAACTACATTTATTAAAGGTCTCAGTGGACTACTGATGTCTGTCACTTTTCACGCATAGCTGAGTGCTTTAATTAATATACATGAAtacttttgtcaagttatttttcatgttttaaatggaaaattttctcattttcttttccacttattgACCAAATTAGAAGGGCAAGTGACCCATTAAACTACTCTGCAACCTAAGAGACAACTGACCCTCATACTGGTGCCCTGGAGGTACCTCTCCATGGGTGTGTCCAGCAGGATAGGCAGACTTTTTACTTGTCGGCTCAGAACTCTCAAGCAGCAAGGCAGAAGTTATGTGTCCTCTTAAGGATTAGTTCTGTAATGGACGTAACGTCACTTCTCCCATACTCCATTGATCAAAGACATTACAGGTCTACCAGAGTCAAAAAGAGGGGAAAACAGACAGGACTTTTCCGTTGGAGAAGCGTCCAGGAACAAGCAGCCTTTGTGAAGTCAATGAAAGGCATCATACAACGCATGCTTCTCGAGATGCTGCTGGGTGCTACACACATGATATATCCGTAGCACAAAGTCCTGGTATCCTTGCACCACAGTGTTAATCCATGGAATACTTTCCCACTTTATTCTCTGCTATATGGGTGACCGCAGGCATGCAGTGAATCCCTATAATCCAGGGCAGAGTTTTCACTCTAGTGGCATGAGTTTTCTGACCATTGTAGacattccctcccacccccgaGTCCCTGGACatagagacacagacatacagaTGGACAGAAAGGGGAATGCATCAAATGAGTAAATGTTAAAACAAACTCTACCAGAAACTGATCTCAATATCagatttattttgatttccaCATTAATGATCTTATCTCCAAACAAGATTatatctgaggtactgggggttaggacttcaatataagAACTTCAGGAGGGTACACTTCAACTTACATGTAATGTGAAATCTGAACTGTGGATCGGCACATATGCTGCCTCTTCCATCATACTGATTATTCCAATTTGGAGTATGGATTATTCCATATTTccaattaagagaaaaaagatgacCTCATTCATCCTCTTTGTACTCAGACTATTCattgtttaatttattaaaaactttttttctcatttctagctTCCTACCTCTGTGAAGAGGGAAGATAActctgtgatttcaactcttagaaattgttgatgattttctttaaacCCCTTATtagttcaatattttaaagaatggtCTTTGTACTTTTAAATTAACTTGTAATTTCCCCTGTGAAGAATATCACTTTGAGCCAAACATAGAGACACAGTCTGGATAATCTGCAAAATCAAAACTTTCCTTGAGCCCATCAGAAGAGGGATAGGAAACGCTAAGAGAGGCAAATCTATTTATCTTTGGCAGGACTGCACTAACTCAAGAGAAAgggtgtgggcagggcagggTACTCAAATTGCTTTACTAAGTAGTGCAGGCATGAAGGAAAGCAATTCCTGATCCAGGACTGTGTACAAACCTGTTTGTTTCTTGTTCTGTCCAATGTGGAAGATCTCTGATGAGCTACTGTACTTCCAGAGTTCTCCTTGGGATCATTAGAGTAAGGATTTAGGATAAATTCACTCTCCTCATGAGGGTCATTAGctaaaattattctgaaatattagaaaaatgtcagtaaagaatttgaaaaaaaaagatcttcttcccAAGGAGACTAGGAAAAATGATCGTGAAATCAACTACAAGTAAATCCCTCTGAATAGTCCTCCGAGATTGCCATACAGATAGGGAACAAAACTTTGAGAGCCAAAGGCTCTTTGGAAATCATGCTCATTTTCAAAGATGGAACTGTGAACCAATTTGAATGCACAGCATTTCACAAGTCCTTTCATTTCCATCATGTTCATTACTGCTATTTCAAAATCCCAGTGTTTGTCCATATGACGTACACGTTTTGGCAACCTGGATCTTGCCTACGAGTCTCCTGCATATTGTTTTATGTGagaacttatttttaagaaaatgagtcCTTTAggacatttttatagtttttttgtgtgttttgcacCTAAAATTTCAGAAATCGAATTAAAGTATTAGTGAAACAACATTTAAAGTGTACCATACAGACAGCGAAGACTGGGAGTGCAGGGGTGAATGACTGATATGAAAtctaggagagagagaggaaaatgagTTTTGATGTGAAGACTGGAAGGTGAAGTGGGTACATTTGATCATTTACTCAGAGGGTGATTGAAGGTAAAGGGGACCTGATGCACAATTATTCTCTAACGGTATGGTTAACAGTAAAGACTAATTGAAGCAAGGTTCAaacttccaattttaaaataaagaagtccCAGGGATCTAACATACGACATAGTGGCTATAGttaaatactgtattgtatatctgAGTGTTGCTAAGAAAGCagttcttaaaagttctcatgagaggaaaaaaaaatttgtacctGTGTCTGGTGGTGGATGGAAACTAGAATTATAGGGGTAATCATTTcaaactatatatacatatattgaattattatgttgtacacttgaaactaatataatgttacgtGTCAATTATGTCTCGATAAAAAAAGACTAATTGGGAGAAACAAGCTTACTACCTCAATTACAAATTATAAGCAACAGCCCTGGAAAACAGTATTAATATAGCAAACATATCACAGTCAAATCTACTCAACATTACCTTTGTTATAGAATTTATTGGAAACGTAAGAGAAAACCTAACTATggtacagaaatttaaaatatttaaaagttcaaGGAAAAAATACCCATTCCAGGCTCCCAAGGAACTGGAGTTGCTACTCTGAGTCGTTCAGATTAATCTGAATCTACCCCTTCCATGTTTGTAATCTATTCTGTTTGAAAACGTAAACATTCACGATATCAACAATGGCTTCGTGAGGCTGATGAAGCATCTAATCAAAGTAGCTCAACCCTCATTTAGCTCTGAATTTACCCATCATGGATATGCAGCCACTGAGTCACAGCCTTTGGCCCAGTGGATGATCAATCAGGTGACTCAAACTGAAGTGACGAGTCTTACTGGATACTCAGTCTTTGAGACTGAGGGAGAAGCCGGTATCATACATTAcctgctgtttctttctttctttgattagTTGTATGCATTTAATCATGATCATAAAAATACGAATCcagatctgtcagtggacatatCTCCTGTCAGTTTCACCAAGTCAGAGAATAATACAAATTAATAgcattaaaatgattttccttgaCTTAGTCTCCATATTTTAACTCAGGCTATTTGAATggtcagtttaaaaacaaaacaaaacaaaacaaaacaaaactctaacCGCAGGGCTCTGACAAGATAAAACCCATAACATTAAATGCCCAGCTATGCATTCAGCAGCAGAAACTAATAGACTTTGGTATAATTGCAGATGATTGAATGACTACCCCCTTGGTGAAAGCTGAACCTTTTCTATTGGGAAAAAGAGATGCCACAAAAAATTCTATTCCAAGTCTTAGCTCCGGCAAGGATGAGAGAAGTTTCTCCTTGAGAATTTGCAAACGCAAGAGTTCCCTCATGTAACTCTGGGGTTCAAATCAACACTATCAGCATGGTCCAAATAATATCTAGTCACAACCCACACATAAGGAAAACGCAAATCTAATCCATTC from Vicugna pacos chromosome X, VicPac4, whole genome shotgun sequence carries:
- the LOC140691823 gene encoding histone H2B type F-M-like translates to MAEPWSSRTSEEIVDTEERKEAESKSPEQKTPKQETPVRRQRRRRRPADSFASFATYFRRVLKRVHTGLSLSREAVSVMDSFVKDIFERIASEAARLARSKNRVTITYEDIQSSVCLLLPGKFGKSAVSEGTNALIKYILCE